One Bradyrhizobium sp. ISRA464 genomic window carries:
- a CDS encoding ATP-binding cassette domain-containing protein has protein sequence MQLDVNITGKSFENAAGKRHDVLGSITFTLNAGEVGVVFGPSGCGKSTLLRILAGLDRNYQGKVARSADVRLGMVFQEPRLLPWRSVEENVRLAAPHVDDSGLATLFDVLELTAHRSHFPGELSLGLARRVALARAFAIDPDFLILDEPLASLDSALAGRLRDQIATLVASRKMMTLLVTHDLDDAVRLGDRLFFLSARPARIVHVETIATPRATRSEQEITEIKTRLSQLDLANM, from the coding sequence GTGCAGCTTGACGTCAATATCACGGGCAAGAGCTTCGAGAACGCCGCCGGCAAGCGCCACGACGTGCTCGGTAGCATCACCTTCACGCTGAATGCCGGCGAAGTCGGCGTGGTGTTCGGCCCCTCGGGCTGCGGCAAGAGCACCTTGCTCAGGATTCTTGCCGGCCTCGACCGCAACTACCAGGGCAAGGTCGCGCGCTCCGCCGACGTTCGGCTCGGCATGGTATTTCAGGAGCCGCGGCTGTTGCCCTGGCGCTCGGTCGAGGAGAATGTGCGGCTCGCCGCGCCACATGTCGACGACAGCGGGCTTGCGACGCTGTTCGATGTGCTGGAGTTGACCGCGCACCGCAGCCATTTCCCCGGTGAACTGTCGCTCGGCCTCGCCCGCCGCGTCGCGCTGGCGAGGGCCTTTGCCATCGACCCCGATTTCCTGATCCTCGACGAGCCGCTGGCTTCGCTCGACAGCGCGCTTGCCGGCCGGCTGCGGGACCAGATCGCCACGCTGGTCGCCAGTCGAAAGATGATGACGCTCCTGGTCACCCATGATCTCGACGATGCGGTCCGCCTCGGCGACCGCCTGTTCTTCCTGTCGGCGCGGCCGGCCCGGATCGTTCACGTCGAAACGATTGCGACGCCGCGGGCGACACGAAGCGAGCAGGAGATCACCGAAATCAAGACGCGCCTCTCGCAGCTGGACCTTGCAAATATGTGA
- a CDS encoding ABC transporter permease subunit, with the protein MLRLLSFALFITTWWIASLLVGEAKLPAPPVVLSAMIAEARTGALFLNLGATLARVALAFTLAMALGSAIGYAMGRVRLVNRLGDPWLILLLNLPALVVIVLAYIWAGLTEVAAIAAIAINKLPTAVVTLREGARALDPALDEMATAFAFPRGRLYRHVILPQLAPYIAAAARSGLSLVWKIVLVAELLGRPNGVGFEIGVAFQLFDIPLLLAYSLSFAAVVLVIETLLVQPFETRLSRWRLRAA; encoded by the coding sequence GTGCTGCGTCTCCTGTCATTCGCGCTGTTCATTACGACCTGGTGGATTGCCTCGCTCCTGGTCGGCGAGGCGAAATTGCCGGCGCCGCCGGTGGTGCTGTCGGCGATGATCGCCGAGGCCAGGACCGGGGCGTTGTTTCTCAATCTGGGCGCGACGCTGGCGCGCGTTGCGCTGGCATTCACACTGGCCATGGCGCTCGGCTCGGCGATCGGCTACGCGATGGGCCGGGTCCGGCTGGTCAACCGGCTCGGCGATCCCTGGCTGATTCTGCTGCTCAACCTGCCGGCGCTCGTCGTCATCGTGCTGGCCTATATCTGGGCCGGGCTCACCGAGGTTGCGGCCATCGCGGCGATCGCCATCAACAAGCTACCGACCGCCGTCGTGACGCTGCGCGAGGGGGCGCGCGCGCTCGACCCGGCGCTGGACGAGATGGCGACGGCGTTTGCGTTTCCGCGTGGCCGCCTGTACCGGCACGTGATCCTGCCGCAGCTTGCGCCCTACATCGCGGCCGCTGCGCGGTCCGGGCTCTCACTGGTCTGGAAGATCGTGCTGGTCGCCGAGCTGCTGGGCCGGCCGAACGGCGTCGGCTTCGAGATCGGCGTCGCCTTCCAGCTCTTCGACATCCCGCTGCTGCTCGCCTACTCGCTGAGCTTTGCGGCGGTCGTGCTGGTCATCGAAACCCTGCTGGTACAGCCGTTTGAAACTAGGCTATCGCGGTGGCGGCTCCGTGCAGCTTGA
- a CDS encoding quinoprotein dehydrogenase-associated SoxYZ-like carrier, which yields MLRHRIRLLCLASLVSVALAVPVAPAASTDSYDPWPGLVQDIFNNRPMNDGSDVIGIEMPARAEDAAIVPVRLRTKLSPGDNRRIKTITLVIDQNPAPMAAKFTLAPDANVTEISTRVRVNNYTNVHAVAELSDGKLYVTKTYVKASGGCSAPAVKNAEEAKNRLGQMRYRQFARPEQGPASNIREAQIMIGHPNNSGLQMDQITHLYIPAFFINELHLWQDDSPVLAMEGGISISEDPNIRLTYVSNGAKHFRAEAKDTDGHVFQHEWNADASGT from the coding sequence ATGCTTCGACATCGCATCCGCCTGCTCTGCCTCGCCAGCCTTGTGTCGGTCGCGCTGGCTGTACCCGTCGCGCCCGCGGCAAGCACGGATTCCTACGATCCCTGGCCGGGGCTCGTCCAGGACATCTTCAACAACCGTCCGATGAACGATGGCAGCGACGTCATCGGCATCGAGATGCCGGCGCGGGCGGAAGACGCCGCGATCGTCCCGGTGAGGCTGCGCACCAAGCTGTCGCCCGGCGACAACCGCCGCATCAAGACGATCACGCTCGTGATCGACCAGAACCCCGCACCGATGGCAGCGAAGTTCACGCTGGCTCCGGACGCCAACGTCACCGAGATCTCCACCCGGGTCCGCGTCAACAACTATACCAATGTGCACGCGGTCGCCGAGCTCAGCGACGGCAAGCTCTACGTGACCAAGACCTATGTGAAGGCGTCCGGCGGCTGCTCGGCGCCGGCGGTCAAGAACGCCGAAGAAGCGAAGAATCGGCTCGGCCAGATGCGCTACCGGCAATTCGCAAGGCCGGAACAGGGACCGGCGAGCAATATCCGCGAAGCCCAGATCATGATCGGCCATCCCAACAATTCCGGTCTTCAGATGGATCAGATCACGCACCTCTACATCCCGGCCTTCTTCATCAACGAACTGCACCTTTGGCAGGACGACAGCCCGGTGCTGGCGATGGAGGGAGGAATCTCGATCTCCGAGGACCCCAATATCCGCCTCACCTATGTGTCGAACGGGGCGAAGCACTTCCGCGCCGAGGCCAAGGACACCGACGGGCATGTCTTCCAGCACGAATGGAATGCCGACGCTTCCGGGACCTGA
- a CDS encoding ABC transporter substrate-binding protein, producing the protein MKSSVRMLLAAAILAVMQVGTSCDAETIRVAAQKTGTLAWELAVIRSHGLDKKANLSIDIVELASPEAGKIALRAGTADVMVSDWPWVSRERSLGAKLQFYPYSSALGAVMVPASSPIKTLADLRGRKLAVAGGAIDKNWLLLQAALKQEGIDLKSQSTIVYGAPPLLAAKTLGGEMDAVLNYWNFCAALEAKGFRRLAGMEDVLKKLGTKGRIAMIGYVFDEAWANANRDLVARFIAMTRAAKEILATSDAEWDAIAPLTGAPDAATLHAYRDRYREGIPRRSVADEEADARVLYRVLAQIGGRELVGNATELDPGTFYQANPGD; encoded by the coding sequence ATGAAGAGTTCTGTTCGCATGCTGCTGGCCGCGGCCATTCTGGCCGTCATGCAGGTCGGCACCTCCTGCGACGCGGAGACAATCCGCGTTGCAGCGCAGAAGACCGGGACGCTGGCCTGGGAACTGGCGGTCATCCGCTCCCACGGTCTCGACAAGAAGGCCAACCTGTCGATCGACATCGTCGAACTCGCAAGTCCCGAGGCCGGCAAGATCGCGCTGCGTGCCGGCACGGCCGACGTGATGGTGTCCGACTGGCCCTGGGTGTCGCGCGAGCGATCGCTCGGCGCCAAGCTGCAGTTCTATCCCTATTCGAGCGCGCTCGGCGCCGTGATGGTCCCGGCGTCGTCCCCGATCAAGACGCTCGCCGATCTCAGGGGCCGCAAGCTCGCCGTCGCCGGCGGGGCGATCGACAAGAACTGGCTGCTGCTGCAGGCGGCGTTGAAGCAGGAGGGTATCGACCTGAAGTCGCAATCGACCATCGTCTACGGCGCCCCACCGCTGCTCGCGGCCAAGACGCTCGGCGGCGAGATGGACGCTGTCCTCAACTACTGGAATTTCTGTGCCGCGCTCGAGGCCAAGGGCTTTCGCCGCCTCGCCGGCATGGAAGACGTCCTCAAGAAGCTCGGCACCAAGGGACGGATTGCGATGATCGGTTACGTCTTCGACGAAGCCTGGGCCAACGCCAACCGCGACCTGGTCGCCCGCTTCATCGCCATGACGCGCGCGGCAAAGGAGATCCTCGCGACATCGGACGCCGAATGGGATGCGATTGCGCCGCTCACCGGCGCACCCGATGCCGCCACCCTGCACGCCTATCGCGACCGCTATCGCGAAGGCATTCCGCGCCGATCGGTCGCCGACGAAGAGGCCGATGCGCGCGTGCTCTACCGCGTGCTGGCGCAGATCGGCGGCCGCGAACTCGTCGGGAACGCGACCGAACTCGACCCTGGTACCTTCTATCAAGCAAATCCCGGAGACTGA
- a CDS encoding calcium-binding protein: MISRRSVALTLLAAVLSGPALAASRRTSALKMLDLDNDGTVDLAEAKKAAADLFARLDHDHDGTLDVRELRGRLTAKGLAAADPDHDGTLTLDEYLAVVEQRFNAADPDKDGTLDAKELNSRAGRALLRLLK, from the coding sequence ATGATATCGCGCCGATCTGTTGCTCTGACGCTGCTGGCAGCAGTCCTGTCAGGTCCCGCGTTGGCGGCCTCCCGCCGTACCAGCGCGCTCAAGATGCTCGACCTGGACAATGACGGCACGGTCGATCTCGCCGAGGCCAAGAAGGCCGCCGCCGATCTGTTTGCGCGGCTCGATCATGATCATGACGGCACACTCGACGTGCGCGAATTGAGAGGACGACTGACCGCAAAGGGGCTGGCTGCCGCGGATCCCGATCACGATGGCACGCTTACTCTCGACGAATATCTTGCGGTCGTCGAACAGCGCTTCAATGCGGCCGATCCGGACAAGGACGGAACGTTGGATGCGAAGGAGCTGAATTCGCGCGCCGGACGTGCGCTGCTGCGCCTGCTCAAATAG
- the pqqA gene encoding pyrroloquinoline quinone precursor peptide PqqA, translating to MTWKTPKIVEVPVGMEINMYACAARK from the coding sequence ATGACCTGGAAAACCCCGAAGATCGTCGAAGTGCCGGTGGGCATGGAAATCAACATGTACGCCTGCGCAGCGCGCAAGTGA